The Variovorax paradoxus genome window below encodes:
- a CDS encoding GNAT family N-acetyltransferase gives MTSPIDSPLDRSAWAALVGPQAHLGHGNALARRYHTEVAPFAGLVEESPAAFDALRALLGPDDRVMLPTLAPVAGIDGLQARLIGQVHQMVALQPGTGRAADVQAAPLDAADVPDALALVARTRPGPFGPRTLEMGDYFGVRDQGLLMAMAGERMRFDGHAEISAVCVDDPWRGRGLAAVLVNLLRARIEARGETAFLHVLSDNANAIALYERLGFRHRRTLFLHQIALATV, from the coding sequence ATGACATCGCCCATCGACTCCCCTCTGGACCGTTCGGCCTGGGCTGCGCTCGTCGGCCCGCAGGCGCACCTGGGACACGGCAACGCCCTGGCCCGCCGCTATCACACCGAGGTCGCGCCGTTCGCGGGACTGGTCGAGGAAAGCCCGGCCGCCTTCGATGCGCTGCGTGCGCTGCTGGGCCCGGACGATCGCGTCATGCTGCCCACGCTCGCGCCGGTCGCCGGCATCGACGGCCTGCAGGCCAGGCTGATCGGCCAGGTCCACCAGATGGTCGCGCTGCAGCCCGGCACGGGCCGCGCGGCGGATGTGCAGGCGGCGCCGCTCGACGCCGCCGACGTGCCCGATGCCCTGGCCCTCGTCGCCCGCACCCGGCCCGGCCCCTTCGGCCCGCGCACGCTCGAGATGGGCGACTACTTCGGCGTCCGCGACCAGGGCCTGCTCATGGCGATGGCCGGCGAGCGCATGCGCTTCGACGGCCACGCCGAGATCAGCGCGGTCTGCGTCGACGACCCCTGGCGCGGCCGCGGCCTCGCCGCCGTCCTCGTGAACCTGCTGCGCGCGCGCATCGAGGCGCGCGGCGAGACCGCCTTCCTGCACGTGCTCAGCGACAACGCGAATGCCATCGCGCTCTACGAGCGGCTCGGCTTCCGCCATCGCCGCACCCTGTTCCTGCACCAGATCGCCCTGGCCACCGTTTGA